From Erigeron canadensis isolate Cc75 chromosome 8, C_canadensis_v1, whole genome shotgun sequence, one genomic window encodes:
- the LOC122610149 gene encoding uncharacterized protein LOC122610149 encodes MKDGEIAFEKQMQKELENLKKIRDCTSKEIKELKIKREKFEIGNNGVFSDKKLPKKEPRVNNGECKKHQETPLRFQKKSKIEKDIKSRNKKVEYEDRDTRNTLLEIQDDEMIQIMEDTDKVKNDDQDEIEDKNKRSQIEGEVQDIVRVKDQDKGSGNKPKFKDKDNEAVEEVKAWINKLGGSIG; translated from the coding sequence atgaaagatgGAGAAATAGCATTTGAGAAACAAATGCAAAAGGAGTTAGAGAACCTGAAGAAGATAAGAGATTGCACAAGCAAAGAGATAAAAGAGTTGAAgataaaaagagaaaagtttGAGATAGGGAACAATGGAGTTTTTTCGGATAAGAAACTCCCAAAGAAAGAACCAAGAGTTAACAATGGCGAATGCAAGAAGCATCAAGAGACGCCATTaagatttcaaaagaaaagcaAGATTGAGAAAGACATCAAGTCAAGAAACAAAAAAGTTGAATACGAAGATCGTGATACAAGAAACACATTGTTGGAGATTCAAGACGATGAGATGATACAAATAATGGAAGATACCGACAAAGTTAAAAACGATGATCAAGATGAGATTGAAGACAAGAATAAGAGAAGCCAAATCGAGGGAGAAGTTCAAGACATAGTTCGTGTTAAAGATCAAGACAAAGGAAGTGGAAACAAGCCAAAGTTCAAGGATAAAGACAATGAGGCTGTTGAAGAAGTGAAGGCATGGATTAATAAATTAGGGGGGAGTATTGGATAA